One Pocillopora verrucosa isolate sample1 chromosome 10, ASM3666991v2, whole genome shotgun sequence genomic window carries:
- the LOC136283972 gene encoding RYamide receptor-like produces MDRLCFHPVEFRYPPQGCWLKKNLISWYRKMSANVTAMVNGTQSMSSCFNPTATRIGGTVAYCLLFVVSLAANTFIGIIVYRTKTLRTPINILIVNMALSDLLFPIFSFPPIILVEINTAGYWLVSGPFGQAVCKLSLFTLDVSTLVSVQSLLLIAVDRFGAVVFPLRSPLISSKQCRYFILVIWIVAMAVHCPYLIALKVVEYPEGLFCVFQWNDTFGESLSWQTYLLGLILVVCYVPLVLIAILYFAIALRIKSQKTPGKQSTNARERRLKKERNVLNMSVAIVLVFAVCWLPLSICLLLSLYSSNIAIWSSCGMRYFVTIAFLLARSYCAVNPCICFIFSGNYRQGLKNLIGCFPTGEAA; encoded by the coding sequence ATGGATAGGCTGTGTTTTCATCCAGTCGAGTTTAGGTACCCACCGCAAGGctgttggctgaagaaaaaCCTGATCTCTTGGTATCGAAAAATGTCTGCAAACGTGACAGCAATGGTGAATGGAACACAGTCCATGTCGAGCTGCTTCAACCCCACAGCGACAAGAATTGGAGGAACCGTCGCCTACTGTCTGCTATTTGTTGTGTCGCTGGCTGCGAATACCTTCATTGGAATAATTGTCTATAGGACGAAAACTCTGAGAACACCAATCAACATTTTGATTGTCAACATGGCACTCTCCGATCTGTTGTTCCCGATTTTCAGCTTTCCTCCAATAATTCTTGTAGAGATAAACACGGCCGGCTACTGGCTTGTCAGCGGTCCCTTTGGCCAAGCGGTGTGTAAACTAAGTCTATTCACTTTAGATGTCTCAACTCTAGTTTCAGTTCAGAGCCTGTTGTTGATCGCAGTGGATCGATTTGGGGCTGTAGTATTTCCTCTCCGTTCCCCACTGATCAGTTCAAAGCAGTGCCGGTACTTCATTCTCGTCATTTGGATCGTCGCCATGGCAGTCCATTGTCCATATTTGATCGCCCTGAAAGTTGTCGAGTATCCAGAGGGGCTGTTTTGTGTGTTTCAGTGGAATGACACATTTGGAGAGTCCCTATCGTGGCAAACCTACCTACTAGGATTGATCCTTGTTGTCTGCTACGtccctttggttttgattgCCATACTTTATTTTGCCATTGCCTTAAGAATTAAATCGCAGAAGACTCCAGGGAAGCAATCAACTAACGCAAGAGAACGgcgtttgaagaaagaaagaaatgttcttaaTATGTCCGTTGCCATTGTCTTGGTGTTCGCCGTATGCTGGTTGCCACTCAGCATCTGCCTCTTGCTGTCCCTTTATTCATCAAACATAGCTATATGGTCATCTTGTGGCATGCGATACTTTGTAACTATTGCCTTTCTTCTGGCGCGCTCTTACTGTGCTGTAAATCCTTGCATATGTTTTATCTTCAGTGGTAATTATCGTCAAGGTCTCAAGAATCTCATCGGTTGTTTTCCTACAGGCGAAGCTGCTTAG
- the LOC131791746 gene encoding substance-K receptor-like, whose translation MSENVTATMNGTQSTSSCFNPTATRIGETFAYCLLFLVSLIGNTFIAMIVFKKKTLRKPINFLIVNMAMSDLLLSIFLFPDHLVLLYTNSWVIGGPLSQLLCKFTIYAPNVSFTVSVQSLVLIAVNRFGAVIFPLRSPLINSKRCRFYILATWIIAIAIWCPDLFAWKVVEFPEGLSRACVRDWNDAFGESSSFKSFSLVMQVVFVYVPLVFIVIVYSAITLKIKSQKIPGQQSTHIREKQLKRERKVLKLSVAIVLGFALCWLPLSIAWFMFFNSDRTITSSCGFFYFWYVSLFLAMSNCAINPWICVCSGGNYRQGLKNLLSCSSFGPDVEQNAP comes from the coding sequence ATGTCAGAAAACGTGACTGCAACGATGAATGGAACACAGTCCACGTCGAGCTGCTTCAACCCCACAGCGACAAGAATCGGTGAAACCTTTGCTTACTGCTTGCTCTTTCTTGTTTCGTTGATTGGAAATACCTTCATTGCAATGATtgtctttaagaaaaaaactctgAGAAAGCCTATTaatttcttgattgttaacatGGCCATGTCCGATTTGCTTCTttcgattttcctttttcctgatCATTTGGTTTTGTTATACACTAACTCCTGGGTGATAGGTGGTCCGCTTAGTCAATTGTTATGTAAGTTCACTATTTATGCACCTAATGTGTCCTTTACTGTGTCTGTTCAAAGTCTGGTTTTAATAGCGGTCAATCGATTTGGAGCTGTAATATTTCCCCTCCGTTCCCCGCTGATTAATTCAAAGCGATGCCGATTCTACATTCTCGCCACTTGGATCATCGCTATCGCTATCTGGTGCCCAGACCTGTTCGCCTGGAAAGTTGTCGAGTTTCCAGAGGGGCTGTcgcgtgcgtgcgtgcgtgaTTGGAATGACGCATTCGGAGAGTCTTCGTCCTTCAAAAGCTTCTCTTTGGTGATGCAAGTTGTATTTGTTTATGTTCCTTTGGTATTTATCGTCATAGTTTACTCTGCCATTACGTTAAAAATCAAATCCCAGAAAATTCCAGGACAGCAATCAACTCacataagagaaaaacaattgaaaagagAGCGAAAGGTTCTTAAACTGTCCGTTGCCATCGTGTTGGGGTTTGCATTATGCTGGCTGCCCCTAAGTATTGCGTGGTTCATGTTCTTCAACTCAGACCGAACAATAACATCATCTTGTGGCTTCTTTTACTTCTGGTATGTTTCCTTATTTCTAGCTATGTCGAACTGCGCGATCAACCCTTGGATCTGTGTATGTTCTGGTGGAAATTATCGTCAGGGTCTCAAGAATCTTCTAAGTTGCTCTTCTTTTGGTCCTGACGTTGAGCAAAATGCACCGTAG